From Acinonyx jubatus isolate Ajub_Pintada_27869175 chromosome B2, VMU_Ajub_asm_v1.0, whole genome shotgun sequence, a single genomic window includes:
- the LOC106989575 gene encoding LOW QUALITY PROTEIN: olfactory receptor 2B11-like (The sequence of the model RefSeq protein was modified relative to this genomic sequence to represent the inferred CDS: substituted 1 base at 1 genomic stop codon), with the protein MKHMNESFPEDLILMGFTKYPWLDLPLFFALLISYTLTLLGNIAIILVSQLDSQLQSPMYFFLTNLSFLDLCFTTTTVPQMLFNLGGSNKNITYIGCMVQAYIFHWLGCTECVLLGIMALDRYVAVCKPLRYSVIMDHKHCQQLSSSAWLIGLANSLLQSTLTVQLPLCGDQELDHFFCELPGLIKMACTDTTINEVTLAVVATFLIMGPLSMILVSYSCIAQAVFXIPSADRRLKAFNTCSSHLLVVSLFYGPGIYIYMQPSGDSPQDLTKALTLFYCVITPMANPFIYTLRNKDVKGALRRFLRSATLSKRI; encoded by the coding sequence ATGAAGCACATGAATGAAAGTTTTCCAGAAGACTTAATTCTTATGGGTTTTACCAAATACCCTTGGTTGgatctccctctcttctttgccCTCCTGATTTCCTACACGTTGACACTGTTGGGAAATATTGCTATTATTCTGGTTTCTCAACTAGATTCCCAACTCCAAAGTCCTATGTATTTCTTCCTCACAAACCTCTCCTTTTTGGACCTCTGTTTCACCACCACGACAGTACCCCAAATGCTGTTCAACTTGGGAGGCTCCAACAAGAACATCACTTATATAGGCTGTATGGTGCAGGCCTATATATTTCACTGGCTGGGCTGTACTGAATGTGTCCTGCTTGGCATCATGGCCTTAGACCGCTATGTGGCTGTGTGTAAGCCTCTGAGGTACTCTGTAATCATGGACCACAAGCACTGCCAGCAGCTCTCCAGCTCAGCCTGGCTCATTGGTCTGGCAAATTCACTGCTGCAGTCGACACTCACAGTCCAGCTGCCCCTGTGTGGGGATCAGGAGCTAGATCACTTCTTTTGTGAGCTGCCCGGGCTTATTAAGATGGCTTGCACGGACACCACAATCAATGAGGTCACTTTAGCAGTGGTGGCCACCTTTCTGATAATGGGACCCCTCTCCATGATTCTTGTCTCTTACAGTTGTATTGCCCAAGCTGTATTTTGAATCCCTTCTGCTGATAGGAGACTTAAGGCCTTCAACACTTGTTCATCACACTTACTGGTGGTGTCTTTATTTTATGGCCCCGGCATCTACATCTACATGCAGCCCTCAGGGGACAGCCCTCAGGACCTTACCAAAGCTCTGACACTGTTTTACTGTGTTATTACTCCTATGGCCAACCCATTCATCTACACCTTGAGGAACAAGGATGTTAAAGGAGCTTTGAGGAGATTTCTGAGGAGTGCCACTTTGTCCAAAAGAATATGA